Within the Miscanthus floridulus cultivar M001 chromosome 17, ASM1932011v1, whole genome shotgun sequence genome, the region ACACTTGGAGCTTAGTGACAAATTCTCACACCCTTCAAAGAACCATTTTGCTCAGCTTCATGTAACAAAGCACTAAACCCTTCTGCACATAGTAGGAAAAGATAGGGGGATAGTGGATCCCCTTGCCGTAGCCCCCTCTCCGGAAGGAACCTTCCTGATAGATTTCTGTTAACCTTTACTTTATCGGATACAGATGAAACACACTTCATGATCAGCGCCACCCATTCTTCACAAAATCCCAGCTTCAACATTATTGCTTCCAAAAAGGACCACTCGGTCCCATTATATGCCTTGCTCATATCTAGCTTGATGGCCGCATAGCTTTCAGCACCGTTTTTTCTTATTCTTGAGATAATGGGTCAGCTCATAAGCAATCAAAATATTATCGGAAATAAGTCGCTCCGGTACTGATCCCTACCAACTCTACCTATAGATCTGGAATATTTTGTTACCCATCATTGCCACGAGATATTTGTGGAAACTTGTAACAATAAAATCCAATGAAACTGGTGAAATATCGAGCATGTCTCTAAGATCATTTTGAGATCACCAGTTTGATATTGCAAGATCTGTGAACTTGTAGCTTAATGCATGTTTGTTTTTACATTGGAATGTATCATGACTTGTATCCTGGTACTCACTGCCCTTTGTTTGCTCTATCTATCAAAAGCTTGTGGAGAAGAGGAAGCAGAATGCAAAGGCTGCCTATGAGAGGATGTAAGGTTAATTTtgttatatttattatttattttaaatgTTTACAagtaaaaacaaaaaagaaaagaaaaaaaaaaggatccGGAGATGGAACGGGAGTAAGGGAACTGATTCGGAAACAGGAACGGCAATAGGAGTAGGAAAAAAGAGAGGcagataaataaaaaaaaaaggccGTTGCCCGTTGGAGACTTTCCATACTTCGATGGTTTGAGGCGACGGCTTGAAGTGGTGGCCGTTCTGCCGATGGTGGTCACTCCATTTCTCATTGCGTTCTCCTCTTCTTCCCATCCCTTACATAAAGAGAGAACTTTTTACTGCATGTTTAATGACAAAATGTACAGTTTTTCATTGTTTGATCACGTCTAAGCATGGGAATTAACAAGTCAGCAAGTTCATGCCGACCTGTGGAATCTTAACAGTAATCATACACATCCTTATCATCTACAGGCTACAGCTCAAGCCTCAAGCAATGCGCGGATAACAGGTGGATTACTCTGTAGTCAATAGTAAAACCGAAGATTTTCAAGAAACAACCGTTCCTGCTTTGAGTGACAGAATTCATAATACCATAGGCAAACACCATGACACAAGTTTCCAATAACCACTATGGCTCAAGCAAACAGGGAAGCAAAACAAGTTGGCTCGTTGTCGACAACACAGTTGAATACGATAGACAGCATTACAGCTAGCTGCAAACATAGTTCACGAATTAACAAGCATCAGGCAAAACTTAAACATGTCTTTGAACATAGTTCTATATCATTGCAGATGAACTAGACATAGCAAAACTCCAAGCACATTCAGAGGACTTATGCGGCAGCAGCCTGGGCAGCGGCATCCCGCTTCCTTTGCTCCTCGATGATGCTCAGCTTGATACCCTTGCCCTTGGGCAGGCTCACCCACGGCTTGTTGCCCTTGCCAATGGTGAACACGTTGCCCATACGGGTGGCAAACAGGTGGCCCTGGGAGTCCTCGACGTGGATGGTCTCAAAGCTGCCCTTATGCTTCTCCCTGTTCTTGATAACACCAACACGCCCAGTGTTCCTTCCGCCAGTCACCATGACGACGTTGCCAACATCGAACTTGATGAAGTCCATAATCTTGTTGGTCTCCAGATCAATCTTGATGGTGTCATTGGCCTTGATGAGCGGGTCAGGGTAGCGGATGGTGCGGCCATCATAGGTGTTCAGGTAGGGGATGCCCTTCTGGCCAAACTGAACAGACCTAACCTTGCAGAGCTTGAACTGCACAGAGATCAAAGAAATAGCAATCAGCATTTGATCCAATAACATACATGAACTATGAAAAGGATTGGGAATTTTTGGCAATATAAATAAATGGATAGATTGACGAGCCACATGTATTAATAATCCTACAAATCGTAgcacaaacattttcaaatgcaagactTCCATGCATACAGCATAGACCATATAGCAAGGAACATTAAGCACAGATCAAATAAAGGGACTATTACAAACTTCCAATTACACAAAACTGGAAACAGGATCCTCCTAGCGGATAATAAGATCACGCTCAACTAGAACACTGACAAATGTTACATAAGAGAATTGGTCTAACCTTAGCATCCTCATCCCTGATTGGGTGAAGACGGAAGCGGCCCTTGGTGTCATACAGAAGCCTGTAGTTCTCATTGGTCTTAGGGATGGAAATGACATCTGCCAAAAAGGATGTCACAAATCAGTAGCCAAAATAGGCTTATAAGTGTCTTTCAACATTAACAGAGATGTTGGCATACCCATGAACCCAGCAGGGTAGGTCTTGTCAGTCCTGAccttgccatcaacaagtacatgGCGTTGCATCAGGATAGAAATGACCTCACGGTATGTCAGAGCATACTTGAGCCTGTTCCTGATGATGAGGATCAGAGGCAGGCACTCTCTTGACTTGTGAGGACCAGACGATGGCTTGGGAGCCTACAGAAAAAGACCAAATTAAACATCAGACAAATGGAGAACTACAGAACAATGAAGGTGCCAAAGGTAGAAGATTTTGTTTACTTACAAAAGCTCCGCCAAGCTTGTCCAGCATCCAATGCTTGGGCGCATTGAGCCTCTTCAAGTGCTTCTTCAGTCCCCTAGCCTGGATTGCAAAATAATAATGATCAGAAAAGCACAACATATTATAATAAAGTGCTTTCATATGCAACACATCCTGATTTCATTGGTTGTTAAATAAGAACAAGGCTAGAGATTAACTGACTGTTCCATTTCAAACACAGATCAGTGACAATTTTTCAGCAAAAAGTTAAAGATAAACTATCTTCTACTGTTTATTATTTAAAGATGTCACAGATCACAATACACACGTTGCTTGAAAGCCATTCCTAGCAATAATAATTCCATCATTCCTATATACATcctgaaagcatcatgtttacactCCAGATTAAATTGCCCATGACCACAAACCCTTCAACTAAACTATGTCCTAAGCCTCGTCCCATCCCACACTACTGCACCCAGGAATCTGATACTGCacctcacaagttcaaatacAGATTTGAAAACTGAGGTACAATCAATAGGCTTTCTACTGAGATGAACCCTACACGTGCGTCCTCGATCCGTCATGGCTTGGTCCGGATTTTCGAGGAATGGATCGGTGAGTGGTGATTGGCTGGCGGGATGTACTAAGCACAGCAACTACTCACGAGGCAAAACAAACCGCCAAAATCTAGAGCTAGCCAAATGAGCCAGCAAACCGTGAatcagccgccgccgcctctacGCGCAAAAAGGACCTACAGCGGAGAAGAaccgaggagctagaggcaccTGCAGCGGCGGCTCTACGCTGGGGCCAAACAAAGACGGCGCCGCGGCGACCCAGATCTACACGAAAGCGTGCGCGTGCAAAGGAGCGGGGAGGAACAGAGGGGTGGCGGGGCTCACCATGGTTGCAAGCTCGAGGTGGGAAGCCGCTCCTCGGCgccgcctgctgctcctcctcctccttcgccttccgctccgccgccgccgccgggataACGAGAGCGAGGACTAAGGTTGGGAGGGTATATATACTTGTTGGGGTAGGGTTTTAGTTTGCGGGATTCACCGATTTGCCCCCCTGGCGGGCCTTTTGGGCCTCGGCTCTGTAGTGCGGTGGCAGCAGGCCTACGTTCTAAATTGGGCCCGACCTTCACTGGCCAGCGACGAGGGTTTTCTTAATAACCCTTCTCTCTCACCTTTGAAAATAGAGATAGGAGCATTATATTTCTTGGGTCTCTGTCAAAAATAACCATGACTTTATAATGGAATGCAGTCTAACATATGAAGTTCGATATGTGATGGCCTATGCCACACAAATTGGATGTACCATAGCAAATTTACCTTACATTTTATATATCGTTAGTTACAGGCATATTTGATGGCTCACATATTTAGTTGATTGGCTTTCAGATGTACTTTTGACTAATTATTCTTTCACTGATATTAGCATACTAATTTAGGAGTATTGCATCTTCTTAGCTTGGAGCAGATGCGAAATGGAGTAGACACATGTATGGCTCTCGGAAAACATGATTTGTTCTTGTAACCTTAGTTCCACTTCTTTAAAGTTAAATGTTGTAGGCCACCATCCTCGTGGACTACATTTTCTGATCCCACCGTTTCTCTGATCATCTCTCACTTGCAAAGTTTGACTAATGAGTTGATGGGCTCTTACTCATCATACTCTAGCTTCACGTAGCAAGAGCCTACTATAAGGGCATGTTTACTTTGCTTCTCGGGGCGAAGTTGATTGGTGCTTTAAGCACTCCCAGGTGTTGATTTCAAGTGCTTATGGGCTTAGATCCTTGCATGAAAATAAAGTTGTTTACTAGAGTTGTAAGGAAACATCCCCAGGTCACTAATACACCACTACTTGTATGCTCCACTGCTCTCTCTACTTGACATTTAAATGAAGGTCATGGTGCTTCTCTTAGCTCTCCTCAATGGCAATATTTGTTGTTGGCAATGTCTCAGAAAAGGATGCCGcattttttttatgaaacaggAGGGGTTTGAACCCCTACTGGAATTTTATTAATGAATAAAAACAGTCTTACAAGGAAGAATCAAGAAACAAA harbors:
- the LOC136516633 gene encoding small ribosomal subunit protein eS4, which encodes MARGLKKHLKRLNAPKHWMLDKLGGAFAPKPSSGPHKSRECLPLILIIRNRLKYALTYREVISILMQRHVLVDGKVRTDKTYPAGFMDVISIPKTNENYRLLYDTKGRFRLHPIRDEDAKFKLCKVRSVQFGQKGIPYLNTYDGRTIRYPDPLIKANDTIKIDLETNKIMDFIKFDVGNVVMVTGGRNTGRVGVIKNREKHKGSFETIHVEDSQGHLFATRMGNVFTIGKGNKPWVSLPKGKGIKLSIIEEQRKRDAAAQAAAA